The Brassica napus cultivar Da-Ae chromosome C7, Da-Ae, whole genome shotgun sequence genome has a segment encoding these proteins:
- the LOC106445633 gene encoding ferredoxin--nitrite reductase, chloroplastic: MTSSSSLSLHFTALLPSKPRRSVIVGAQTAHPAESTASPTVDADRLEPRVELRDGFFILKEKFRKGINPQEKVKIEREPMKLFMENGIEELAKKSMEEIDSEKSSKEDVDVRLKWLGLFHRRKHHYGKFMMRLKLPNGVTTSAQTRYLASVIRKYGEDGCADVTTRQNWQIRGVVLPDVPEILKGLASVGLTSLQSGMDNVRNPVGNPIAGIDPDEIVDTRPYTNLLSQFITANSRGNPDFTNLPRKWNVCVVGTHDLYEHPHINDLAYMPANKDGRFGFNVLVGGFFSPKRCEEAIPLDAWVPAEDVLPLCKAVLEAYRDLGTRGNRQKTRMMWLIDELGVEGFRAEVEKRMPSGKLERASSEDLVNKQWERRDYFGVHPQKQEGLSYIGLHVPVGRLQADDMDELARLADTYGTGELRLTVEQNIIIPNVETSKTEALLQEPFLKNRFSPEPSILMKGLVACTGNQFCGQAIIETKLRALKVTEEVERLVAVPKPIRMHWTGCPNTCGQVQVADIGFMGCLTRGENGKPVEGADVYVGGRIGSDSHLGEIYKKGVRVTELVPLVAEILIKEFGAVPREREDNED, encoded by the exons AtgacttcctcttcttctctctctctccatttcACTGCTCTCCTCCCATCAAAACCCAGAAGATCCGTCATCGTCGGCGCACAGACCGCTCATCCAGCGGAGTCCACCGCTTCTCCCACCGTAGACGCAGATCGGCTCGAGCCGAGAGTTGAACTGAGAGATGGGTTTTTCATTCTCAAGGAAAAGTTTCGAAAAGGGATCAACCCACAGGAGAAGGTTAAGATCGAGAGAGAGCCGATGAAGCTGTTCATGGAGAATGGGATCGAAGAGCTCGCCAAGAAATCTATGGAAGAGATCGACAGCGAGAAGTCTTCTAAAGAAGATGTTGATGTTAGACTCAAGTGGCTTGGCTTGTTCCATCGCCGGAAGCATCACT ATGGCAAGTTTATGATGAGGTTGAAGTTACCCAACGGTGTGACCACAAGTGCACAGACTCGGTACCTAGCGAGTGTGATTAGGAAGTATGGCGAAGATGGATGTGCTGATGTGACAACAAGACAGAACTGGCAGATCCGTGGTGTTGTCTTGCCTGATGTCCCTGAGATCTTGAAAGGCCTTGCTTCCGTTGGGTTGACGAGTCTCCAGAGTGGGATGGATAATGTGAGGAACCCTGTTGGCAATCCTATAGCTGGGATTGATCCTGATGAGATTGTCGATACAAGACCTTACACCAATCTTCTCTCGCAATTTATCACTGCCAATTCCCGTGGAAACCCTGATTTCACCAACTT gCCGAGAAAGTGGAATGTGTGTGTTGTTGGGACGCATGATCTCTATGAGCATCCGCATATCAATGATCTAGCTTACATGCCTGCTAATAAAGATGGCCGCTTCGGATTCAATGTGCTTGTGGGAGGATTCTTTAGTCCTAAAAGATGTGAAGAAGCTATTCCCCTCGATGCTTGGGTCCCTGCTGAAGACGTTCTTCCGCTCTGCAAAGCTGTTCTTGAAGCCTACAGAGATCTTGGAACCAGAGGAAACCGACAGAAGACAAGAATGATGTGGCTCAtcgatgaactt GGCGTTGAAGGATTTAGAGctgaagtagagaagagaatGCCAAGCGGTAAACTCGAGAGAGCATCTTCGGAGGATCTCGTGAACAAACAATGGGAGAGGAGAGACTACTTCGGAGTCCACCCTCAGAAACAAGAAGGTCTTAGCTACATTGGCCTTCACGTTCCGGTCGGTAGGCTACAAGCGGATGACATGGACGAGCTTGCTCGTTTAGCTGACACCTACGGCACAGGCGAGCTCAGACTCACCGTAGAGCAAAACATTATCATCCCAAACGTGGAGACCTCCAAAACCGAAGCTCTGCTTCAAGAACCGTTTCTCAAGAACAGGTTCTCCCCTGAGCCATCTATCTTGATGAAAGGCTTGGTCGCTTGTACAGGGAACCAGTTTTGCGGACAAGCGATAATCGAGACCAAACTAAGAGCACTAAAAGTGACGGAAGAAGTGGAGAGACTTGTAGCTGTGCCGAAGCCAATAAGGATGCATTGGACAGGATGTCCCAACACTTGCGGACAAGTCCAAGTGGCTGATATTGGATTCATGGGATGCTTGACACGTGGTGAGAACGGGAAGCCTGTCGAGGGTGCTGACGTGTACGTTGGAGGACGAATAGGAAGCGACTCACATCTTGGAGAGATTTATAAGAAAGGTGTTCGTGTTACGGAGTTGGTTCCCTTGGTGGCTGAGATTCTTATCAAAGAATTTGGTGCTGtgcctagagagagagaagataatGAAGATTGA